From Mycolicibacterium cosmeticum, a single genomic window includes:
- the pcaH gene encoding protocatechuate 3,4-dioxygenase subunit beta has protein sequence MTVIETNPDSGTGSQTQINAEMAALARDGAGRTQPRLDYAPYRSSVLRHPTKDLHHADPETVELWSPAFGERDVHPLEADLTIQHHGDPIGERIVVTGRIVDGAGRPVRRQLVEIWQANSAGRYIHKRDQHRAPLDPNFTGVGRCLTDDDGTYRFTTIKPGPYPWKNHHNAWRPAHIHFSLFGTDFTQRMITQMYFPGDPLFALDPIYQSITDQKARDRLVATYDHDVTTHEWSTGYRWDIVLTGAQRTHFEEN, from the coding sequence GTGACGGTGATCGAGACCAACCCCGACAGCGGCACGGGCAGCCAGACCCAGATCAACGCCGAGATGGCCGCCCTGGCACGCGACGGAGCCGGCCGGACGCAGCCGCGGCTGGACTACGCCCCCTACCGCAGCAGCGTGTTGCGCCATCCCACCAAGGATCTGCACCACGCCGACCCGGAGACCGTCGAATTGTGGTCACCGGCCTTCGGGGAACGCGACGTGCACCCGCTGGAGGCCGACCTGACCATCCAGCATCACGGCGATCCGATCGGCGAGCGCATCGTGGTGACCGGACGCATCGTCGACGGCGCCGGCCGCCCGGTGCGCCGCCAGCTCGTCGAAATCTGGCAGGCCAATTCGGCCGGCCGTTACATCCACAAACGCGACCAGCACCGCGCACCGCTGGATCCCAATTTCACCGGGGTCGGCCGCTGCCTGACCGACGACGACGGCACCTACCGCTTCACCACCATCAAGCCCGGGCCCTACCCGTGGAAGAACCACCACAACGCGTGGCGGCCCGCACACATCCACTTCTCGCTCTTCGGAACGGATTTCACCCAGCGGATGATCACCCAGATGTACTTCCCGGGGGACCCGCTGTTCGCGCTCGATCCGATCTACCAGTCGATCACCGATCAGAAGGCCCGCGACCGCCTCGTCGCCACCTACGATCACGATGTCACCACGCACGAGTGGTCCACCGGGTATCGCTGGGACATCGTGCTGACCGGTGCGCAGCGCACCCATTTCGAGGAGAACTAG
- a CDS encoding MFS transporter, with product MATTTQPPEAATARTPRRAALASFMGSAVEYYDFFLFGSAAALIFPHVFFPSGEEAALVMSFATFGFAYVARPVGALILGHFGDRIGRQRVLMFTLVLMGVSTFLIGCLPGFATIGWAAPALLVICRLMQGFSAAGEQAGASSLTLEHSPDHQRAYYTSWTLTGTQGGLILASLVLIPFVSLPDEVKYTWAWRVPFWLSAVVVVVAYFIRRRLHETPQFTEAKAAGTIARMPLIPLLRNHWADVLRVIFCAFIAAVSTVFSNLAIAYGKKVGLPADITLWLVVVANVFALATQPLFGKLADRIGRKPVFVYGALSSAVLMPFYMLSMSSGNQLLTFALAVATFSFGYAAANAVWPAFYGEMFATPVRFSGVAIGTQLGFLVAGFAPSIVTALGGVREGGWVVISVFTGVVCVIAAASALTARETRDVPTERLGSAS from the coding sequence ATGGCCACCACCACGCAACCACCCGAGGCCGCCACGGCCCGCACCCCACGACGGGCCGCCCTGGCCAGTTTCATGGGCAGTGCCGTCGAGTACTACGACTTCTTCCTGTTCGGCTCGGCCGCGGCGCTGATCTTCCCGCACGTGTTCTTCCCGTCCGGCGAGGAAGCGGCGCTGGTCATGTCGTTCGCCACCTTCGGCTTCGCCTATGTCGCGCGGCCGGTGGGTGCCCTCATCCTCGGCCACTTCGGTGACCGCATCGGCCGCCAGCGCGTGCTGATGTTCACCCTGGTGCTCATGGGCGTCTCCACCTTCCTCATCGGCTGCCTGCCCGGCTTCGCCACCATCGGCTGGGCCGCCCCGGCGCTGCTGGTGATCTGCCGTCTGATGCAAGGCTTTTCGGCGGCCGGCGAGCAGGCCGGTGCCAGCTCGCTGACCCTGGAACACTCCCCCGACCACCAGCGCGCGTACTACACGTCCTGGACGCTGACCGGCACCCAGGGCGGCCTGATCCTGGCCTCACTGGTGCTCATCCCGTTCGTGTCGCTGCCCGACGAGGTGAAGTACACCTGGGCCTGGCGGGTGCCGTTCTGGCTCAGCGCGGTGGTGGTCGTGGTGGCCTACTTCATCCGCCGCCGACTGCACGAGACACCGCAGTTCACCGAGGCCAAGGCCGCGGGCACCATCGCCCGCATGCCACTGATCCCGCTGCTGCGCAACCACTGGGCCGACGTGCTGCGGGTCATCTTCTGCGCGTTCATCGCCGCGGTGTCCACCGTCTTCAGCAACCTGGCCATCGCCTACGGCAAGAAGGTCGGCCTGCCCGCCGACATCACGCTGTGGCTGGTGGTGGTGGCCAACGTGTTCGCCCTGGCCACCCAGCCGCTGTTCGGCAAGCTGGCCGACCGGATCGGCCGCAAGCCGGTGTTCGTGTACGGCGCGCTGTCCTCGGCGGTGCTGATGCCCTTCTACATGTTGTCGATGAGTTCGGGTAACCAACTGCTGACCTTCGCACTCGCGGTGGCCACCTTCTCCTTCGGTTATGCCGCGGCCAATGCGGTGTGGCCGGCCTTCTACGGCGAGATGTTCGCCACCCCGGTGCGCTTCTCCGGAGTGGCGATCGGCACCCAATTGGGCTTCCTGGTGGCCGGTTTCGCACCGAGCATCGTCACCGCGCTGGGCGGTGTGCGCGAAGGCGGCTGGGTGGTGATCAGCGTCTTCACCGGCGTGGTCTGCGTAATCGCCGCGGCGTCGGCGCTGACCGCGCGGGAAACCCGCGACGTGCCGACCGAACGGCTGGGGAGCGCGTCGTGA
- a CDS encoding shikimate dehydrogenase, whose protein sequence is MPSPHPYLVGLVGTGVGPSLTPALHMAEGRAHGLDYVYRTLDLDALGLPPGRVGDLLQWARTLGYDALNITHPCKQLVLEHLDDIEDTARELGAVNTVLFRDGKAFGHNTDITGFAHGFGEGLPGADTGRVVLLGAGGAGTAVAAALLRLGAGHLTVVDLDPDRATALAADLAARHPLAHIDASSFDKLAVLLPEADGVVHATPTGMAQHPGIAFDPALLHPRMWVADIVYRPLDTALLRAARQAGCRTLDGGHMAVHQAVDAFALITGISPDAGRMSAHFRKLVG, encoded by the coding sequence ATGCCCTCACCGCACCCCTATCTCGTCGGGCTGGTCGGCACCGGCGTCGGCCCGTCGCTGACCCCGGCGCTGCACATGGCCGAGGGCCGGGCCCACGGCCTGGACTACGTCTACCGCACCCTCGACCTCGACGCGCTGGGCCTACCTCCCGGCCGCGTCGGGGACCTTCTGCAGTGGGCCCGGACGCTGGGCTACGACGCACTCAACATCACCCACCCCTGCAAACAACTCGTCCTGGAGCACCTCGACGACATCGAGGACACCGCCCGCGAACTGGGTGCGGTGAACACCGTGCTGTTCCGCGACGGAAAAGCCTTCGGGCACAACACCGATATCACCGGTTTCGCCCACGGGTTCGGCGAGGGCCTGCCGGGCGCCGACACCGGTCGGGTGGTGCTGCTCGGCGCCGGCGGCGCGGGCACCGCGGTGGCCGCCGCACTGTTGCGGCTCGGCGCCGGCCACCTGACCGTGGTGGACCTTGATCCCGACCGGGCCACCGCACTGGCCGCCGACCTGGCGGCGCGGCACCCGCTGGCCCACATCGACGCGTCGTCGTTCGACAAACTGGCGGTGCTGCTGCCCGAGGCCGACGGCGTCGTGCACGCCACGCCCACCGGTATGGCCCAGCACCCGGGCATCGCCTTCGATCCCGCGCTGCTGCACCCGCGGATGTGGGTGGCCGACATCGTCTACCGCCCACTGGACACCGCGCTGCTGCGGGCGGCCCGGCAGGCCGGCTGCCGCACCCTCGACGGCGGCCACATGGCCGTGCACCAGGCGGTCGACGCCTTCGCCCTGATCACCGGGATCAGCCCGGACGCCGGCCGGATGTCGGCCCATTTCCGCAAACTCGTCGGCTAA
- a CDS encoding TetR/AcrR family transcriptional regulator: MAAKPKAELQRDAERTRAELLAVATEVFAESGYSGARVDEIAERTSTTKRMIYYYFGGKEQLYLAVLEHAYRGIREAEQKLRVDHANPVEAIRRLAEVTFDHHIAHDAFIRLVSIENIHRGEFIKQLADLRDLSQPATSLLDEILRDGRAAGAFRDDVDALDVHLVISSYCVFQVANQYTFGFLFDTDLTETSRRAHLRRMLGDVVVGWLTSRP, from the coding sequence ATGGCCGCCAAGCCCAAAGCCGAACTTCAGCGCGATGCCGAGCGCACCCGCGCCGAACTGCTGGCGGTGGCCACCGAGGTGTTCGCCGAGTCCGGCTACTCGGGCGCGCGGGTGGACGAGATCGCCGAACGCACCAGCACCACCAAACGGATGATCTACTACTACTTCGGCGGCAAAGAGCAGCTCTACCTGGCCGTTCTGGAGCACGCCTACCGCGGCATCCGGGAAGCCGAGCAGAAATTGCGGGTCGACCACGCCAATCCCGTGGAGGCCATTCGCCGGCTGGCCGAGGTGACCTTCGACCACCACATCGCCCACGATGCGTTCATCAGACTGGTGTCGATCGAGAACATCCACCGCGGCGAATTCATCAAACAACTCGCTGACCTGCGAGATCTGTCCCAGCCCGCCACTTCCCTGCTGGACGAGATCCTGCGCGACGGCCGCGCCGCCGGCGCGTTCCGCGACGACGTCGACGCCTTGGACGTACACCTGGTGATCAGCTCCTATTGCGTGTTCCAGGTCGCCAACCAGTACACGTTCGGCTTCCTCTTCGACACCGACCTGACCGAGACATCGCGGCGCGCACACCTGCGCCGGATGCTGGGCGATGTCGTCGTCGGCTGGCTGACCAGCCGCCCCTGA
- a CDS encoding sugar phosphate isomerase/epimerase and 4-hydroxyphenylpyruvate domain-containing protein: MKTSIATVSLSGSLVEKLHACAAAGFDGVEIFEPDLIAGDHSPEEIRQLARRLGLSLDLYQPLRDLEGVDETVFADNLRRAGATFATARRLGIDTVLVCSNVATATVDSDEVSAAQLRRIGELAAGYGIRIAFEALAWGRYIDDYRRAWRVVELAAHPNVGVCLDSFHVLSRGHDPSEIERIPGEKIFYLQLADAPALSMDVLSWSRHHRLFPGEGSFDLAGFVRHTLAAGYTGPLSLEVFNDTFRQTDPGHTAVHALRSLVWLHDQVSHTLTDAKPPTGFDFVEIKAEDTSEVEVLLQRLGFTPRGRHRSKPVSLWSAGAARVVLNEQQARDQLPHVAAIGLQVPDTEATSRRAAELMAPAAYRRTYAAEQPFGATVAPDGTQFFWASSAAAEPAWVTEFEGGLPDAGPHLVIDHVNLTQPWQTAEDAVLFLTSVFGLSAGEPAEVPGPKGLVRSQVMHNADKSVRLPLNVAPHIMDDAGLPQHIAFACADVRALARTARAAGLQFLAIPDNYYDYLSGRFGLADDAVAELRELNLLYDRASSGAEFVHFYTSTVGTVFLEFVQRVGGYDGYGTDNAPVRLAAQRGRLGTVRS, from the coding sequence ATGAAGACGTCGATCGCCACGGTCTCGCTGTCCGGCTCGCTCGTGGAGAAGCTGCACGCCTGCGCGGCCGCCGGCTTCGACGGGGTCGAGATCTTCGAGCCCGACCTAATCGCCGGTGATCACTCCCCGGAGGAGATCCGCCAGCTGGCCCGCCGGCTCGGCCTGTCACTGGACCTGTATCAGCCGTTACGCGATCTGGAGGGTGTCGACGAAACCGTCTTCGCCGACAACCTGCGCCGGGCCGGGGCCACCTTCGCCACCGCACGCCGGCTCGGCATCGACACCGTGCTGGTGTGTTCCAACGTGGCGACGGCGACCGTCGACTCCGACGAGGTGTCGGCAGCCCAGCTGCGCCGCATCGGTGAACTGGCCGCCGGTTACGGCATCCGGATCGCGTTCGAGGCGCTGGCGTGGGGTCGCTACATCGACGACTACCGCCGCGCGTGGCGGGTGGTCGAGCTGGCCGCGCACCCGAATGTCGGTGTGTGCCTTGACAGTTTCCATGTGCTCTCCCGCGGGCACGATCCATCGGAGATCGAACGGATCCCGGGCGAGAAGATCTTCTATCTGCAGCTGGCCGACGCACCGGCGCTCAGCATGGACGTGCTGTCCTGGAGCCGGCACCACCGGTTGTTCCCCGGCGAGGGCTCCTTCGATCTGGCCGGGTTCGTGCGGCACACCCTGGCCGCCGGCTACACCGGGCCGCTGTCCCTGGAGGTCTTCAACGACACGTTCCGCCAGACCGATCCCGGGCACACGGCGGTGCACGCGCTGCGCTCGCTGGTGTGGCTGCACGATCAGGTGTCGCACACCCTGACCGATGCGAAACCGCCGACCGGCTTCGACTTCGTCGAGATCAAGGCCGAGGACACCAGCGAGGTCGAGGTGCTGCTGCAGCGGCTGGGCTTCACCCCGCGCGGCCGGCACCGCAGCAAGCCGGTCTCGTTGTGGTCGGCCGGCGCCGCCCGGGTGGTGCTCAACGAGCAGCAGGCTCGCGATCAGCTGCCCCACGTGGCGGCGATCGGGCTGCAGGTACCCGACACCGAGGCCACCTCCCGGCGGGCGGCCGAACTGATGGCGCCCGCCGCGTACCGGCGCACCTACGCCGCCGAGCAACCGTTCGGTGCCACCGTCGCGCCCGACGGCACCCAGTTCTTCTGGGCGTCCTCGGCAGCGGCCGAGCCGGCCTGGGTCACCGAGTTCGAGGGCGGCCTGCCCGACGCCGGCCCGCACCTGGTGATCGACCACGTCAACCTCACCCAGCCCTGGCAGACCGCGGAGGACGCGGTGCTCTTCCTGACCAGTGTCTTCGGTCTGAGCGCCGGCGAGCCCGCCGAGGTGCCCGGCCCCAAGGGGTTGGTGCGCAGCCAGGTCATGCACAACGCCGACAAGTCGGTCCGGCTGCCGCTGAACGTCGCGCCGCACATCATGGACGACGCCGGCCTGCCCCAGCACATCGCCTTCGCCTGCGCCGACGTCCGCGCGCTGGCTCGCACCGCCCGAGCGGCCGGCCTGCAGTTCCTGGCCATCCCGGACAACTATTACGACTATTTGTCCGGCCGGTTCGGCTTGGCCGACGACGCCGTCGCCGAACTGCGGGAGCTCAACCTGCTCTACGACCGGGCGTCCAGCGGTGCCGAGTTCGTCCACTTCTACACCAGCACCGTCGGCACGGTGTTCCTGGAGTTCGTGCAGCGTGTCGGTGGCTACGACGGCTACGGCACCGACAATGCCCCGGTGCGCCTTGCCGCCCAGCGGGGGCGTCTCGGTACCGTACGGTCGTGA
- the aroQ gene encoding type II 3-dehydroquinate dehydratase produces the protein MTERVVLLVNGPNLNLLGTRQPEVYGATTLAEIEAAVTALAAEFGLAVRAVQSNHEGVLIDAIHAARGECAGIIINPGAYSHTSIAIRDALSSVDLPVVEVHLSNIHAREEFRHHSFVSAVADAVIAGAGPAGYEYAVRHLAAKFA, from the coding sequence GTGACCGAACGCGTAGTGCTGCTCGTCAACGGGCCCAACCTCAACCTGCTGGGCACCCGCCAGCCCGAGGTGTACGGCGCCACCACGCTGGCCGAGATCGAGGCCGCCGTGACCGCGCTCGCCGCCGAGTTCGGCCTGGCCGTGCGCGCCGTGCAGAGCAATCACGAGGGCGTGCTGATCGACGCCATCCACGCCGCCCGCGGCGAATGCGCCGGCATCATCATCAATCCCGGTGCCTACAGCCACACCTCGATCGCCATCCGCGACGCGCTGTCCTCGGTCGATCTGCCGGTGGTGGAGGTGCACCTGAGCAACATCCACGCCCGCGAGGAGTTCCGGCATCACTCGTTCGTCTCCGCTGTCGCCGACGCGGTGATCGCCGGGGCCGGCCCGGCCGGCTACGAGTACGCGGTGCGCCACCTGGCGGCGAAGTTCGCATGA
- a CDS encoding GNAT family N-acetyltransferase, translating to MTEVIRWARPGDEPDIVSMIRELAEFENALDECTVTETQLHQALFGPEPVAYAHVVEVDGQAAATAVWFLNFSTWDGVTGIYLEDLFVRPAFRRRGLARKLLATLAAECVRRGGTRLSWAVLNWNVNAIALYDAVGGKPQTEWTTYRVSGSELSALAGEV from the coding sequence ATGACTGAGGTGATCCGTTGGGCCCGACCGGGTGACGAACCCGACATCGTGTCGATGATCCGCGAACTCGCCGAGTTCGAGAACGCGCTCGACGAATGCACCGTCACCGAAACTCAGCTGCACCAAGCGCTTTTCGGCCCCGAACCGGTAGCGTATGCGCATGTCGTCGAGGTCGACGGGCAGGCCGCGGCGACCGCGGTGTGGTTCCTGAACTTCTCCACCTGGGACGGGGTGACGGGGATCTACCTGGAGGACCTGTTCGTCCGCCCGGCGTTCCGGCGCCGCGGCCTGGCCCGGAAGTTGTTGGCCACCTTGGCCGCCGAGTGCGTGCGGCGCGGCGGAACCCGGTTGTCCTGGGCGGTGCTGAACTGGAACGTCAACGCGATCGCGCTGTACGACGCGGTGGGCGGGAAGCCGCAGACGGAGTGGACCACCTACCGGGTGTCCGGGTCCGAGCTGAGCGCGCTGGCGGGCGAGGTCTAG
- a CDS encoding isochorismate synthase has translation MTPSFVLSGPDGTVLADGERQEFSTIPDAQRALRSGAVPIVVGALPFDLRTRPALFAPERIEFPQALPDWPVRAAPAVLTRETLPAGSEHRARVAEAVARLRNSDLDKVVLARALKLNADAAWDPRSVLRRLAAADPAATVYLAELGAAGTLVGASPELLVARTGDTVICRPFAGSAPRSPDPQTDAANAAALAASGKNRREHAFVVDVMRTALEPLCTDLQIADEPELHGTDALWHLSTPIRGRLRESGTSALDLALALHPTPAVGGVPAAAAAALIAELEGDRGFYAGAVGWCDARGDGRWVVSIRCAVLSPDRRTALAHAGGGIVAESDPDDEVDETTTKFRTILTGLGAEND, from the coding sequence GTGACACCGTCGTTCGTGCTGTCCGGGCCGGACGGCACCGTGCTGGCCGACGGCGAGCGCCAGGAGTTCTCCACGATTCCGGATGCCCAACGGGCACTGCGTTCCGGTGCCGTCCCGATCGTGGTGGGAGCGTTGCCGTTTGACCTGCGCACCCGGCCCGCGCTGTTCGCCCCCGAGCGGATCGAGTTCCCGCAGGCCCTGCCGGACTGGCCGGTGCGCGCCGCACCGGCGGTGCTCACCCGCGAGACGCTGCCGGCCGGCTCGGAGCACCGGGCCCGGGTGGCCGAGGCGGTGGCGCGGCTGCGCAACTCGGACCTGGACAAGGTGGTGCTGGCCCGCGCACTGAAGCTGAACGCCGACGCCGCCTGGGATCCGCGCTCGGTGCTGCGCCGGTTGGCCGCCGCCGACCCGGCCGCCACCGTGTACCTGGCCGAATTGGGCGCGGCCGGCACGTTGGTGGGCGCCAGCCCGGAACTGTTGGTGGCGCGCACGGGCGACACGGTGATCTGCCGGCCGTTCGCCGGGTCGGCGCCGCGGTCGCCGGACCCGCAGACCGATGCGGCCAATGCCGCCGCGCTGGCGGCCTCCGGCAAGAACCGGCGTGAGCACGCGTTCGTCGTCGACGTCATGCGCACGGCACTGGAACCGCTGTGCACGGATCTGCAGATCGCCGACGAACCCGAGCTGCACGGCACCGACGCGCTCTGGCACCTGAGCACCCCGATCCGCGGCCGGCTGCGCGAAAGTGGCACCAGCGCATTGGATCTCGCGCTGGCCCTGCACCCGACCCCGGCCGTCGGCGGGGTGCCGGCCGCCGCGGCCGCCGCCCTGATCGCCGAGCTCGAGGGCGACCGCGGTTTCTACGCCGGCGCGGTCGGCTGGTGCGACGCCCGCGGTGACGGCCGCTGGGTGGTGTCGATCCGGTGTGCGGTACTCAGCCCGGACCGGCGGACGGCGCTGGCCCATGCCGGCGGTGGGATCGTCGCCGAATCCGATCCCGATGACGAGGTGGACGAGACCACGACCAAGTTCCGGACGATCCTGACAGGACTGGGAGCAGAAAATGACTGA
- a CDS encoding acid phosphatase, whose protein sequence is MTVQQHRLFLLRHGETEWSKSGKHTGRTDLDLTDTGRYQAKLAAEALGDLQLRDPLVVSSPRRRALLTAELAGLTVDEVTPLLAEWDYGDYEGLTTVEIRQTVPDWTVWTHPCPGGESMADVTARADAALALALDNMAERDVVFVGHGHFSRSMLTRWIELPVSDGIRLSMAAASIAVCGFEHGVRQISALGLTGHVNPCLPA, encoded by the coding sequence GTGACCGTCCAGCAGCACCGGCTGTTCCTGCTCCGGCACGGCGAGACCGAATGGTCCAAGAGCGGCAAGCACACCGGCCGCACCGATCTCGATCTCACCGATACCGGCAGATACCAGGCCAAGCTCGCCGCGGAGGCGTTGGGCGACCTGCAGTTGCGCGACCCGCTGGTGGTCAGCAGCCCGCGCCGGCGGGCGCTGCTCACCGCCGAACTGGCCGGGTTGACCGTCGACGAGGTCACTCCCCTGCTGGCCGAATGGGATTACGGCGACTACGAGGGCCTGACCACCGTGGAGATCCGCCAGACCGTGCCGGACTGGACGGTGTGGACGCATCCCTGCCCGGGCGGCGAGAGCATGGCCGACGTCACCGCGCGCGCCGACGCGGCGCTCGCGCTGGCCCTGGACAACATGGCCGAGCGCGATGTGGTGTTCGTCGGGCACGGCCACTTCTCCCGCTCGATGCTGACCCGCTGGATCGAGCTGCCGGTGTCCGACGGCATCCGGTTGTCGATGGCGGCGGCCTCGATCGCGGTGTGCGGGTTCGAGCATGGTGTGCGCCAGATTTCCGCGTTGGGCCTGACCGGTCACGTCAACCCCTGCCTGCCGGCGTGA
- a CDS encoding ParA family protein encodes MGGVTRVLAVANQKGGVAKTTTVASLGAAFVEHKQRVLLVDLDPQGCLTFSLGQDPDNLAVSVHEVLLGDVEPDAALLSTAEGMTVLPANIDLAGAEAMLLMRAGREYALKRALTKLADRFDVVIVDCPPSLGVLTLNGLTAADEVIVPLQCETLAHRGVGQFLRTIGDVQQITNPELKLLGALPTLYDSRTTHSRDVLFDVVDRYNLPVLAPPIPRTVRFAEASASGASVLTGRKNKGANAYRDLAGALLRHWKSGKALPTFTPDL; translated from the coding sequence ATGGGCGGTGTGACGCGAGTATTAGCGGTCGCCAATCAAAAGGGTGGGGTCGCCAAGACGACGACGGTGGCGTCGTTGGGTGCCGCCTTCGTCGAGCACAAGCAGCGGGTGCTGCTGGTGGACCTGGACCCGCAGGGCTGTCTGACGTTCTCGCTGGGCCAGGATCCGGACAACCTCGCGGTCTCGGTGCACGAGGTGCTGCTCGGGGACGTGGAGCCCGATGCGGCGCTGCTGTCCACCGCGGAGGGCATGACGGTGCTGCCGGCCAATATAGACCTGGCCGGTGCCGAGGCGATGCTGCTGATGCGGGCCGGCCGCGAGTACGCGCTCAAACGCGCGTTGACCAAGCTGGCCGACCGATTCGATGTCGTCATCGTCGACTGCCCGCCCTCGTTGGGTGTGCTCACCCTCAACGGGCTCACCGCCGCCGACGAGGTGATCGTGCCGTTGCAGTGCGAGACGCTCGCGCATCGCGGCGTGGGTCAGTTCCTGCGCACCATCGGCGACGTCCAGCAGATCACCAACCCGGAGCTGAAACTGCTCGGTGCGCTGCCCACCCTGTACGACTCGCGCACCACCCACAGCCGGGACGTGCTCTTCGACGTCGTCGACCGCTACAACCTGCCGGTGCTCGCGCCGCCGATTCCCCGCACGGTCCGCTTCGCGGAGGCCAGCGCCTCCGGCGCCTCGGTGCTCACGGGCCGGAAGAACAAGGGCGCCAACGCCTATCGCGATCTGGCCGGGGCGCTGCTGCGGCACTGGAAATCGGGCAAGGCGCTGCCGACGTTCACCCCGGACCTGTAG
- a CDS encoding Rv3212 family protein, whose product MPGIPPERRTRGDMMAAAAIAVVVAVVAALIWWTSDARATISTPAAAAVPALKPAAKVPDTLHELWSAPSGKTTQPLVVGGAVVTGDGREVTGRDPAGGAPLWSYTRDLELCGVTWVYQYAVAVYPDSRGCGQVSTIDAQTGRRGPTRTAYADPEVALSSDGSTVLSAGDSRLELWRSDMVRMLSWGTLDARIKPDVPQDPLCRLVSAAASSSQVSVLEACPNQADMRLTLLTPSDEEDTPTTKFQQQPGVSVDSDARVVAVTDTTTAVYVPTPKPAVNVVDDTGTVTASTLLPKAVSANAAMSHPGDLITWWTGDSVLVFDANQLRYKYTVAPSGDNAPVGPATIMAGSLLVPVTSGYDVFNPETGAGVRHIDLKRPPSRDPVIPAVAGSTLLEQRGGTVVALG is encoded by the coding sequence ATGCCCGGTATCCCCCCGGAACGCCGCACCCGCGGCGACATGATGGCGGCCGCGGCCATCGCGGTGGTGGTGGCCGTGGTGGCCGCGCTGATCTGGTGGACCAGCGATGCCCGGGCCACCATCAGCACGCCGGCCGCCGCTGCCGTGCCGGCCCTCAAGCCGGCCGCCAAGGTCCCCGACACCCTCCACGAACTGTGGTCGGCACCCAGCGGTAAGACCACCCAGCCCCTGGTGGTGGGCGGCGCCGTCGTGACCGGCGACGGCCGTGAGGTCACCGGGCGCGATCCGGCCGGCGGGGCACCGCTGTGGTCGTACACCCGCGATCTCGAGCTGTGCGGGGTGACCTGGGTGTACCAGTACGCCGTCGCGGTCTACCCGGACAGCCGCGGCTGCGGCCAGGTCAGCACCATCGACGCCCAGACCGGGCGGCGCGGCCCGACCCGCACGGCGTACGCCGACCCCGAGGTCGCGCTGTCCTCCGACGGCAGCACGGTGCTCTCGGCCGGTGACAGCCGGCTGGAGCTGTGGCGCTCGGACATGGTGCGCATGCTCAGCTGGGGCACGCTGGACGCCCGGATCAAACCCGATGTCCCGCAGGACCCGCTGTGCCGGCTGGTGTCCGCCGCGGCCAGCTCATCGCAGGTGTCGGTGTTGGAGGCCTGCCCCAACCAGGCCGACATGCGGCTGACCCTGCTGACGCCGTCGGACGAGGAGGACACCCCGACGACGAAATTCCAGCAGCAGCCCGGCGTCTCGGTGGACTCCGACGCACGGGTGGTCGCGGTGACCGACACCACCACCGCCGTCTACGTGCCGACCCCGAAACCGGCGGTCAACGTCGTCGACGACACCGGCACGGTGACGGCCAGCACGCTGCTGCCCAAGGCGGTGTCGGCGAACGCGGCGATGTCGCATCCCGGCGACCTGATCACCTGGTGGACGGGTGATTCGGTGCTGGTGTTCGACGCCAACCAGCTGCGCTACAAGTACACCGTGGCGCCGTCGGGGGACAACGCGCCGGTGGGGCCGGCCACCATCATGGCCGGTTCCCTGCTGGTGCCGGTAACCTCCGGCTACGACGTCTTCAACCCCGAAACCGGGGCCGGTGTGCGCCATATCGACCTCAAGCGCCCGCCGTCGCGGGATCCGGTGATCCCCGCGGTGGCCGGATCGACGCTGCTGGAGCAGCGCGGCGGCACCGTGGTGGCGCTGGGCTGA